The nucleotide window CAGCTCCATCCAGTTGTGCACCAAGTCAGCAAAACAGTTGTCTCCCAGCACCAGGGGCTGGCGACTACGACCTCTGCTAAGTAGGGCTGCTGTCCAgtcctcagcttccagcccctgcCAGTGCTCCAGGCAGGCGTCTGGGGTGGACTTGGGCCGTGGTCGGTGGGCAGGTGGTACACTGGCCGCAGGAGCTCTGCCAGGCAGGGGGATGCCACTGGCCGAGAGGCGCTGTCTACGGGGGGGCCATGCTGAGGGTGCTGGATGCTGGAGTACAGGCAGCTCTTCCTCTCTCCATGTGCTGCCTGACACCTCTGAGAAGCCAGAGTCCCAGTCTAGGGCATGCTCCCTGGGGCCTCCCAAGGCTGCACCCCTGTCTCCTGTCACCAcagcttcttcctcctcttcctccacacCACAGGCTGAGTCCTCTTCCAAGGCATCTGAGGCCCTGAGCCGGTGCTTGAGCCGCATGCCTGGGCCAGGTTTGGGGGGTTCTGGAAGGGGGCCAGGCATTGGGGGTGAGTCTGTGTCCCGGCCACACAGCTGTGGAAGAAGAGAGGGCAGAAGTCGAAGGAGCAGTGCTTGTCACCCCTGTCTGCCTGGTCAGGCCAATTCCAAAACAGAAGGCCCAGGAGGGCTGGATTGGCCTGCAGGCCTAGGCAGCAAAGCCTCTAGTGGGCACAGGGCCGGCATGGGGCGCTGGCACACGAAGCTCGTGTGGCTCCCATCGGCCGACCTGGTGGCAGTCCGGCAGGCTGCAGCACGCAGCGCCGGGCAAGTCGGTACCCGCCACCAGGGCGGGAGGCAGGGTTGCGGGCCTGCATTGGGAAATAAGTCCTGCTCAGGGCTGGGGGGGGCATCCTGTGACTCTTGAGGGATTCAGCTCCCCAAAGCCCGCAGCGTCTTTCAGAGAAGAATAGAGCACCTGCCAGGTGGGGTATAGAGGACAGAGGTACAGGCCAGCCTGGAATAGGGGGCATCCATAGCAGCGCCACACCTCTTTAGTCCCTCACAGCCCCCTGCTCCGCCCCACAAGAAGTTTCTCCCACCAACTTCCTCCGCCGCGCCGGCAGCACGGCCAGCTGGGCGGCTGTTACTTGATGCCCAGCACAGCTTCCAACCGTCCGAAACCCGACGCGGGCCATCTGGGTCATCTGCGTCGCCCCGCCCCCATCCTGTCTTGGATGGGCACTCGGGAGAGCCCCCCACCCGAGTGCCGTTCGGGCAGGAAGGCAGCCGAGCACCCCACACACGTCCTCACAAGCCACACCCGCTCCCAAGCCTCACCAGTTCCCAGCGGAGCTGGCCCAGGAAACTGTCAAGCCGAGCACTGTGCATGCCCGTTCCGGAGCCCCCGCCAGGCCTGCCAGTTCCTCTTCGAACTCCAGCCAGAGGGATGCGGAGAGGGCCCCGCGGGCCGTCCAGCGGCGCCCTTACCCTCCGCCTGGCTCCGCGGCTCCTCCCTCTCCCTAGCTCCCGCCGTCGCTGCCGCCCCAACATCTGgcagccccggccccgcccctagCGCCGCAGCCAatggggctggggcggggctgaTGTGGCCCCGCCCCCCGGACTCTGCCGGGTGGGTGAGCCGGACACCCACTACCAACTCCACAGCAGctctggggggaggggcgggactATAGCTGGAAGCTGGGCCGCGTCCGGCCCCTGACTACCCGGGCCGTTGAGCTGACTCCGGGTTCGCTGCATGACCCAGGACAAGTCGCTGCCTTGCGgtagcctcagcttccccattttTCCCAGGATAGCGTTGTGGTCCCTCCCGCGCGGGTTCCCCGGCTGCGCCCTTGGGCGGGCCCCCAATCGTCGGATTCGGCACTGATGTGGCCCACTCGCGGTTCGACCCACTGAATCCGCTCCTGTAGCCGGCCTTGACAGTCCCTGGAAGTCATGGGAGGGGTCCGGCCCCTCAGAGGACTCCGAGAACGCCGAACCTCTTTGCAGCACCGGGGAGGAGCCTCGGCCAAGGCCCAGACCCCGCCCTATCTGCCCCTCATCTCGGCCTAGCTAAGCAGGGCTGCCCTCTAGTGGGCAGCGCCTGGTTAGCTGCGATTCCCGCGGCGACACTCCCATCCCCTCTGCCCCAGACCACATGCGGGCTGAGTACAAGGGGCTACGGCGGGGCTCTCTGACCCACCTTCCCTGAGCCCGCTCCATAGTCGGAGGCTAGGTTCAAGGACACAGACTAACTGGAGACAAACTAGACAAGTCTGTAGACAGAAAAATACCAGGGAATGAGGGCAACGGGCCAGGTTGGGAGAGGGGACTCTCAGAGGAGGTGGCATTCTGTATGGGATCTGGATGAGCCATCAAGGGGAGATCAAGAAGAGGGGCATTCTAGGTGGTGGGATCAGCCAGGTACAGGCCCTGAGAGGACAGGAGCTAGACAGGACATAACATAAAGAAGACTTAGATATCTCTGATGGTGGTAGTTGGGGGAGTGAAGAGGTCAGCAAAACCAGGCTCCTAGCAGTCTTAGAAAGGAATAAGGGGTTTTGTTCTTGGtgtgatggggagcaatgggggcTTTTGAGCATCACCTGGGCTGCAAAGAAAGGGGGTCCCTTGGGGGAATGTTTTGGAGTTAAAAATCAAGCCTTGCTGATGCATGAGtatgggaagagaaagagaagcatgAAGCATGACTCCTAGATTTCTGGCCTGAACAACTGATTGGATGGAATGG belongs to Orcinus orca chromosome 10, mOrcOrc1.1, whole genome shotgun sequence and includes:
- the INKA1 gene encoding PAK4-inhibitor INKA1, with product MLGRQRRRELGRGRSRGARRRVRAPLDGPRGPLRIPLAGVRRGTGRPGGGSGTGMHSARLDSFLGQLRWELLCGRDTDSPPMPGPLPEPPKPGPGMRLKHRLRASDALEEDSACGVEEEEEEAVVTGDRGAALGGPREHALDWDSGFSEVSGSTWREEELPVLQHPAPSAWPPRRQRLSASGIPLPGRAPAASVPPAHRPRPKSTPDACLEHWQGLEAEDWTAALLSRGRSRQPLVLGDNCFADLVHNWMELPEAAGEGDNGGGPRARARPPQFLLGLSEQLRRQLARARRAAVAGKRLSCPPRPEPELPADVSRFAALMSCRSRQPIICNDVVSYL